A portion of the Paludisphaera rhizosphaerae genome contains these proteins:
- a CDS encoding XdhC family protein — MRDLMRRLIESLETGREVLLCRVVATRGSTPQKAGAAMLLTPDGGQIGTLGGGCVEDEVKRKAAGRIGRDGAELYSFVLNHDYAWADGLICGGKMVILAECPRGPNHLAYHRAYLSLLDAGLGFTEAVVLDPEKAGASAVGDRFLFDHDGSLIASLDDSEPPAALVAGLPPLGHRPRPSEAAGVAYLPTTPRVRLIVIGAGHVGQAVAEMAARVDFDVWVVDDRAQYANRERFPTARRLVVGPMAIVLPELEVTPHTFVVIVTRGHGHDQEALQHMAPTAASYVGLIGSKRKIRLIFDALLDAGLSEETLARVSAPVGLDIGSESVDEIAVSIVAELIARRNLGAAASQAAGESARVLETR; from the coding sequence ATGCGAGACCTGATGCGGCGGCTGATCGAGTCCCTGGAGACGGGCCGTGAAGTCCTGCTTTGTCGCGTCGTGGCGACGCGAGGCTCAACCCCCCAGAAGGCCGGCGCCGCCATGCTTCTGACCCCCGACGGCGGCCAGATCGGCACGCTGGGCGGTGGCTGTGTCGAGGACGAGGTCAAACGCAAGGCGGCCGGTCGAATCGGCCGCGACGGGGCTGAGCTTTATAGCTTCGTCCTCAACCACGACTACGCCTGGGCCGACGGCCTGATCTGCGGCGGCAAGATGGTCATCCTGGCCGAATGCCCCCGCGGACCGAACCATCTCGCCTATCACCGGGCCTATCTGAGCCTGCTCGACGCTGGTCTCGGCTTCACGGAGGCCGTCGTCCTGGACCCGGAGAAGGCCGGTGCGTCGGCGGTCGGCGATCGGTTCCTCTTCGACCACGACGGTTCCCTGATCGCCTCGCTCGACGACAGCGAGCCCCCGGCCGCACTCGTCGCGGGCCTGCCTCCTCTCGGCCATCGGCCCCGGCCCTCGGAGGCTGCGGGCGTGGCCTACCTGCCGACGACGCCGCGCGTCCGGCTGATCGTGATCGGCGCGGGGCACGTCGGCCAGGCGGTAGCCGAAATGGCGGCCCGCGTCGACTTCGACGTCTGGGTCGTCGACGACCGCGCCCAGTACGCCAACCGCGAGCGGTTCCCAACAGCCCGCCGGCTGGTCGTCGGTCCGATGGCCATCGTCCTCCCCGAGTTGGAAGTCACGCCCCACACCTTCGTCGTGATCGTCACCCGAGGTCACGGGCACGACCAGGAAGCCCTTCAGCACATGGCGCCGACCGCCGCCTCATACGTCGGCCTGATCGGCAGCAAGCGAAAGATCCGGCTGATCTTCGACGCTCTCCTGGACGCCGGGCTTTCCGAGGAGACCCTGGCCCGCGTATCAGCCCCGGTGGGTCTGGATATCGGGTCGGAGAGCGTGGATGAGATCGCCGTGAGCATCGTGGCCGAGTTGATCGCCCGGCGCAACCTGGGTGCGGCCGCCTCCCAGGCGGCCGGCGAGAGCGCTCGAGTGCTTGAGACTCGGTGA
- a CDS encoding DUF1326 domain-containing protein → MLVCALAVLGWLPPATSPAPSTPNRVAGDYVEARTADVYTGPCFSNAEVFITGHQAVMAWKVNEGSWKGVDLKGLSVAAAVVGTSTFSQDDASAAKAVVIVDDQATTAQRDALVAMAKELGGDRLKNIVAVRRSPLLITVEGHETASHSAADAHANHGMPHAPQALVSAPGLAEILTRPLDADDHACGNEVVAYEPLSSGVQALPAYTRRHRYEGGELESRWNDPNCRSSFVGRFSH, encoded by the coding sequence ATGCTCGTCTGCGCCCTGGCCGTTCTCGGGTGGCTTCCCCCCGCGACCTCGCCCGCCCCGTCGACCCCGAACCGGGTCGCTGGAGACTACGTCGAGGCCCGCACCGCCGACGTCTACACCGGCCCTTGCTTTTCCAACGCCGAGGTCTTCATCACCGGCCACCAGGCGGTCATGGCTTGGAAGGTGAATGAAGGCTCGTGGAAGGGCGTGGATCTGAAGGGTCTCTCCGTTGCGGCCGCCGTCGTCGGCACTTCGACGTTCTCGCAGGACGACGCCTCGGCGGCGAAGGCCGTCGTGATCGTCGACGACCAGGCCACGACCGCCCAGCGCGACGCGCTGGTCGCGATGGCGAAGGAACTCGGCGGCGATCGGCTCAAGAACATCGTGGCCGTGCGAAGGTCGCCTCTGCTGATCACGGTTGAAGGCCACGAAACGGCCTCGCATTCGGCGGCCGACGCCCATGCAAACCACGGCATGCCCCACGCTCCGCAGGCTCTCGTCTCGGCCCCCGGCCTGGCCGAGATCCTCACCCGGCCGCTCGACGCCGACGATCACGCCTGCGGCAACGAGGTCGTCGCCTACGAACCGCTCTCCAGCGGCGTCCAGGCGCTGCCCGCCTACACCCGCCGCCACCGGTATGAGGGCGGCGAACTCGAATCCCGCTGGAACGACCCGAACTGCCGCAGCAGCTTCGTTGGACGTTTCTCGCACTGA
- a CDS encoding CsbD family protein — MAVNLQNLQGQWNQLKGEVKKKWAQLSDDDLRWTNGNVDQLIGRIQERTGEKRDQIEKYLDTLLAEGSSMLSNAVETVGQAASHATNRLRDSYGKISDQAGAQFSHAQAVMGEQYGQAREMVVRNPVQWVAAAFGVGFLAGIIAGYTSSLAHQPEPRRRYF; from the coding sequence ATGGCCGTCAACCTCCAGAACCTGCAGGGTCAGTGGAACCAGCTCAAGGGCGAAGTGAAGAAGAAGTGGGCCCAGCTCAGCGACGACGACCTCCGCTGGACCAACGGCAACGTCGACCAACTCATCGGCCGCATCCAGGAACGGACCGGTGAGAAGCGCGACCAGATCGAGAAGTATCTGGATACGCTGCTGGCTGAAGGCTCCTCGATGCTCTCCAACGCCGTCGAGACGGTCGGCCAGGCCGCCAGCCACGCCACCAACCGGCTCCGCGACAGCTACGGCAAGATCAGCGACCAGGCCGGGGCCCAGTTCAGCCACGCGCAGGCGGTCATGGGCGAACAGTACGGGCAGGCCCGCGAGATGGTCGTCCGCAACCCGGTCCAGTGGGTCGCCGCAGCCTTCGGCGTCGGCTTCCTCGCCGGGATCATTGCGGGCTACACCAGCAGCCTGGCCCACCAGCCCGAGCCGCGGCGTCGTTACTTCTGA
- a CDS encoding DUF1328 domain-containing protein, translating into MIRLAILFAVISMLAAAFGFYGVSNASADIAKFIALVFAVMFIAAIAIGVAAARKVT; encoded by the coding sequence ATGATACGCCTGGCTATTCTGTTCGCCGTGATCTCAATGCTGGCGGCGGCGTTCGGCTTCTACGGCGTGAGCAACGCATCGGCCGACATCGCCAAGTTCATCGCCCTGGTCTTCGCCGTCATGTTCATCGCCGCCATAGCCATTGGAGTTGCGGCGGCTCGTAAGGTGACATAG
- a CDS encoding PepSY-associated TM helix domain-containing protein: MRWLHTYLSMFGLVAVLFFSVTGITLNHPHWFYDGVATTVESEGRVDPNLLEGDVNKLEVVEHLRREHGLHGTLASFTTEEDECVVTFKGPGYSADALIRRPHGSYRITEQRHGLVALINDLHKGRDTGPIWSAVVDVSAVLMAVASATGLLLLFYIKRRRTMGLLAALVGAVVLAVVFFLGVQ, translated from the coding sequence ATCCGCTGGCTTCATACTTATCTGTCGATGTTCGGCTTGGTCGCCGTCCTCTTCTTCAGCGTCACCGGAATCACGCTGAATCATCCCCACTGGTTTTACGATGGAGTGGCGACGACCGTCGAATCCGAGGGGCGCGTCGACCCGAATCTCCTGGAAGGGGACGTCAACAAGCTGGAGGTCGTCGAGCATCTCCGTCGCGAACACGGCCTCCACGGGACCCTGGCGTCGTTCACGACGGAAGAAGACGAATGCGTCGTCACCTTCAAAGGTCCGGGCTACTCGGCCGACGCTCTCATCCGACGCCCTCATGGGTCTTATCGCATCACTGAGCAGCGCCACGGGCTGGTCGCCCTAATCAACGACCTGCACAAAGGGCGTGACACTGGGCCGATCTGGTCGGCGGTGGTCGACGTCTCGGCCGTCCTGATGGCCGTGGCTTCGGCGACGGGTCTGCTGCTGCTCTTTTACATTAAACGCCGCCGGACCATGGGGTTGTTGGCGGCCCTGGTCGGCGCCGTGGTGCTCGCTGTCGTTTTCTTCCTCGGCGTTCAATAG
- a CDS encoding FAD binding domain-containing protein — protein MKAFAYYSPTTPEDAVKALAGPGTVEALSGGTDLISRMKDYVTSPEKVVYLKDVKALAGVEEKLDGQVVIGAGTRLADLIADPLVRQRYQALRQATVEVGTPQIRNMATIGGNLLQRPRCWFFRNGFGLLGTKDGKSLVREGDNRYHAIFLTEGDALFVNPSSLAVPLIALNASATITGPGGARTIPVEQLYRVPRTNEERELTLAPGELLTHVTIPAAGKNGMYEVRQKQAHDWPLVMTSVNLKMNGDAVADCRVVLYGVAPIPWRSATAEAAIKGGPVTRDRATAAAKAAIEGAKPLSMNGYKLALVQTTVKRALLDAVGDRYWQEG, from the coding sequence ATGAAAGCCTTCGCATATTACAGCCCCACGACCCCCGAGGACGCCGTGAAGGCCCTCGCCGGCCCTGGGACCGTCGAGGCGCTCTCCGGCGGGACCGACCTCATCAGCCGGATGAAGGACTACGTCACGAGCCCCGAAAAGGTCGTCTACCTCAAGGACGTCAAGGCGCTCGCCGGCGTCGAGGAGAAGCTCGACGGGCAGGTCGTGATCGGAGCCGGGACCCGGTTGGCCGACCTGATCGCCGACCCGCTCGTCCGGCAGCGTTATCAGGCGCTCCGGCAGGCGACGGTCGAAGTCGGCACGCCCCAGATCCGCAACATGGCGACCATCGGCGGCAACCTGCTGCAGCGTCCTCGCTGCTGGTTCTTCCGAAACGGCTTCGGCCTGCTCGGAACGAAGGACGGCAAGAGCCTCGTCCGCGAGGGGGACAACCGCTACCACGCCATCTTCTTGACCGAGGGCGACGCTCTTTTCGTCAACCCGTCGAGCCTCGCCGTCCCGCTGATCGCCCTGAACGCCAGCGCCACGATCACCGGCCCTGGCGGCGCCCGGACGATCCCCGTCGAACAGCTCTATCGCGTTCCCAGGACGAACGAGGAACGCGAGTTGACCCTCGCCCCCGGCGAGTTGCTGACCCATGTTACGATCCCGGCCGCCGGCAAGAACGGCATGTACGAGGTCCGTCAGAAACAGGCGCACGACTGGCCGCTGGTCATGACCTCGGTCAACCTGAAAATGAACGGTGACGCGGTCGCCGACTGTCGCGTCGTCCTCTACGGCGTCGCTCCCATCCCCTGGCGATCGGCGACGGCCGAGGCCGCCATCAAGGGGGGCCCGGTCACCCGCGACCGCGCGACGGCCGCCGCCAAGGCGGCCATCGAAGGGGCCAAGCCTCTTTCCATGAACGGCTACAAGCTCGCCCTGGTGCAGACGACCGTCAAGCGCGCCTTGCTCGACGCCGTCGGCGACCGCTACTGGCAGGAGGGCTGA
- the trmB gene encoding tRNA (guanine(46)-N(7))-methyltransferase TrmB gives MPSNEIEEEFGVPIPGRILPADQWARTAVKRLPETGPLNFAEVFGRVAPLVLDLGCGNGRSTLLSALARPDVDHFAIDVLPVVIRYATRRGNQRGLSNVRFAVKDAETFVSRYVGDAAATEIHLYHPQPYHDSRQAHRRLVTPRFAADVHRTLAPGGLFVIQTDNPDYWAYITRLLPHFFSFEEHPAPWPDSPRGRTRREIIALQRGLRVFRGLARRRDEVDPAQALEIASKLPSPTFRSRGPWCDLDRLERESS, from the coding sequence ATGCCGTCGAACGAGATCGAGGAGGAATTCGGCGTCCCTATTCCGGGACGGATCCTTCCCGCCGATCAGTGGGCGCGAACGGCCGTCAAGCGGCTGCCGGAAACGGGCCCGCTCAACTTCGCCGAGGTCTTTGGAAGGGTCGCGCCGTTGGTCCTCGACCTTGGCTGCGGCAACGGCCGGTCCACCTTGCTGAGCGCTCTGGCGCGTCCCGACGTCGACCACTTCGCCATCGACGTCCTCCCGGTCGTCATTCGCTACGCCACCCGTCGCGGCAATCAACGCGGGCTCTCCAACGTCCGGTTCGCGGTGAAGGACGCCGAGACCTTCGTGAGCCGCTACGTCGGCGACGCCGCCGCGACAGAGATCCACCTGTATCATCCCCAGCCCTATCACGATTCACGGCAGGCGCACCGACGGCTGGTGACCCCGCGATTCGCCGCCGACGTTCACCGAACCCTCGCCCCTGGCGGCCTGTTCGTGATCCAGACGGACAACCCGGACTACTGGGCCTATATCACCCGCCTGCTCCCGCACTTCTTCAGCTTTGAGGAACATCCGGCCCCCTGGCCCGACAGCCCCCGCGGCCGCACCCGTCGCGAGATCATCGCCCTTCAGCGCGGGCTGAGGGTGTTTCGCGGCCTCGCCCGAAGGCGAGACGAGGTCGATCCCGCCCAGGCGCTGGAGATCGCGAGCAAACTCCCCTCCCCGACCTTCCGCAGCCGAGGCCCCTGGTGCGACCTCGATCGCCTGGAAAGGGAATCGTCCTGA
- a CDS encoding (2Fe-2S)-binding protein: MAENDSRSPNGPGDHSRRNFLRGSGLAAASAVLTSQATAALAEAEAQVASAEPQVLSGDVNLTLMVNGKDMSCVVEPRSTLLDTLRNRLDVTGPKRVCDRASCGACTVILNGDPVYSCTTLAVSCQGKKIETVESFDTGENGVPHAFHQHDALMCGYCTPGFVTACKAWLDRHPGKEPTLEDVKRGLDGNICRCGTYIGVFEAALAVAKNQKGV; the protein is encoded by the coding sequence ATGGCAGAGAACGACTCCAGGTCTCCCAATGGGCCTGGCGACCACAGCCGGCGGAACTTTCTGCGCGGATCGGGACTGGCGGCCGCCTCGGCCGTTCTGACAAGCCAGGCCACCGCCGCACTCGCTGAGGCTGAGGCCCAGGTCGCGTCGGCCGAGCCGCAGGTCCTCTCGGGCGACGTGAACCTGACCTTGATGGTCAACGGCAAGGACATGTCTTGCGTCGTTGAGCCTCGCAGCACGCTGCTCGACACGCTGCGGAACCGTCTCGACGTGACCGGCCCCAAGCGCGTCTGCGACCGCGCCAGCTGTGGCGCCTGCACCGTCATTCTTAACGGCGACCCGGTCTACTCGTGCACCACCCTGGCCGTCTCCTGCCAGGGCAAGAAGATCGAGACGGTCGAGAGCTTCGACACGGGCGAGAACGGCGTCCCTCACGCCTTCCACCAACACGACGCCCTCATGTGCGGCTACTGCACGCCCGGCTTCGTCACCGCCTGCAAGGCGTGGCTCGACCGACACCCGGGTAAGGAGCCCACGCTCGAAGACGTCAAACGCGGGCTCGACGGCAACATCTGCCGCTGCGGAACCTACATCGGCGTGTTCGAGGCCGCACTGGCGGTCGCGAAGAACCAGAAAGGAGTCTGA
- a CDS encoding DUF2271 domain-containing protein has translation MPRLAASLVLSLMFLRAAVAGDYIFRHDDVMGTSLDLTVRADDEAAARRAEDRALREIDRLTAILSNHDASSEFRRWQADRGGSFKLSPELIEVLTAGEIWRERSGGAFDPRVQIFSQLWSEAARRNQPPTVAERNAAKARATGPAWRLDPIAGLAERLSTAPLTLDAIAKGYIVEKACNAATAGDPAVHGVVLNVGGDMRVQGDVEQQVAVAGPRLGSETTEPLARIMVKNRAVASSGRKHRGYQIEGRWYSHIIDPRTGDPVEGVLAASVIAERSADADALATILNVLPPDDGLRLVESLPNTACLIAAADGRILRSAAWLAFEPQTPEKPAADAKAADAKAADSWGDKNELLVRFTINRPQEQRRYRKPYVAVWVEDDNGTVYRNLVFWVSSGGPGPFRWLPDLKRWHSDVMSRTKTTKYDPFVIAQPTRAPGDYSIAWDGKDDKGAAVPPGEYTILIEAVREHGGYGLIRQKVKLGDEPFVKELKGNDEIKSASLEYRPRGTGR, from the coding sequence ATGCCTCGTCTCGCCGCGAGCCTCGTTCTGAGCCTCATGTTCCTCCGCGCGGCGGTCGCCGGCGACTACATCTTTCGCCACGACGACGTCATGGGGACCTCGCTGGACCTGACCGTCCGCGCCGACGACGAGGCCGCCGCCCGTCGAGCCGAGGACCGCGCGCTTCGCGAGATCGACCGCCTCACGGCGATCCTCAGCAACCACGACGCCTCCAGCGAGTTCCGCCGCTGGCAAGCGGACAGGGGAGGATCGTTCAAACTCTCGCCCGAATTGATCGAGGTGCTCACCGCCGGCGAAATCTGGCGCGAGCGAAGCGGCGGCGCGTTCGACCCTCGCGTCCAGATCTTTTCCCAACTCTGGTCCGAAGCCGCACGCCGTAACCAGCCCCCGACGGTTGCCGAGCGCAACGCTGCAAAGGCACGCGCAACCGGCCCGGCCTGGCGACTTGATCCCATCGCCGGACTCGCCGAACGCCTTTCCACAGCGCCGCTAACTCTTGACGCCATCGCCAAGGGATACATCGTTGAGAAGGCGTGCAACGCGGCGACGGCCGGAGATCCAGCAGTCCACGGGGTCGTTCTAAACGTCGGCGGCGACATGCGCGTGCAGGGCGACGTTGAGCAACAGGTCGCCGTCGCCGGCCCCCGCCTCGGCTCCGAGACGACCGAGCCCCTGGCGAGGATCATGGTCAAGAATCGAGCCGTCGCCTCCAGCGGCCGGAAGCACCGAGGATACCAGATCGAGGGCCGTTGGTATTCGCACATCATCGACCCAAGGACCGGCGACCCAGTGGAAGGTGTACTCGCGGCCTCGGTGATCGCTGAACGTTCGGCCGACGCGGACGCCCTGGCCACGATCCTCAACGTCCTCCCCCCCGACGACGGCCTGCGTCTCGTCGAGTCCCTGCCGAACACGGCTTGCCTCATCGCCGCCGCCGACGGCCGAATTCTCCGCAGCGCCGCGTGGCTGGCTTTCGAGCCGCAGACGCCCGAAAAGCCCGCCGCCGATGCGAAGGCCGCCGATGCGAAGGCCGCCGACAGTTGGGGGGACAAGAACGAACTGCTGGTTCGGTTCACCATCAACCGCCCCCAGGAGCAGCGGAGATACCGTAAGCCTTACGTCGCGGTCTGGGTTGAAGACGATAATGGAACCGTGTACCGGAACCTGGTCTTCTGGGTTTCTTCGGGCGGCCCTGGGCCGTTCCGCTGGCTCCCCGATTTGAAGCGATGGCACTCGGACGTCATGTCGCGCACGAAGACGACCAAGTACGACCCGTTCGTGATCGCCCAGCCGACTCGCGCTCCTGGCGATTACTCGATCGCCTGGGACGGCAAGGACGACAAGGGCGCCGCCGTACCGCCGGGCGAGTACACCATTCTTATCGAGGCCGTCCGCGAGCATGGGGGATACGGCCTCATCCGCCAGAAGGTCAAACTGGGCGACGAACCATTCGTGAAGGAACTGAAGGGGAATGACGAGATCAAGTCCGCCTCGCTCGAATACCGACCCCGCGGGACCGGCCGATGA
- a CDS encoding tetratricopeptide repeat protein, with translation MANLDLAALGLNSGVLVELSWNDGRVVLWTPLASDAGFQYWDRVSTAHRGKVHAQDGIHWTAATATLARRRSSGGAFVRLLGKLTGRDADAGWVMPDGATVERCGERRSDLALVWTAADETLAEERLRGLWPGDVQFRRLGERLALASGIDPGAAAAAERTHVNEAEEPAATAVRLLESARTAGDRRAEATALADLAMLWAKDEPQKAVTPLFEALALRRALGDRGGEAEVQVDLGRVLKALGRADESRSALEAASALAEGLTDAFARLAVLERLGDVLLKQGDPATATAVLARARKSVQAIGDRRHEARLLWLQAAAWAESGRPDLALTTAEESTSLLRASGAAEADWYAAQLQRYRSEALGSAPATRPIDAGVAMGLAEPSTHVAGDPGIFRMALSASRAMATFLGTGMKTTTVEEQRVRIATCQSCVHHTGLRCRICGCFTSPKTALPHERCPIGRW, from the coding sequence ATGGCGAACCTCGACTTGGCGGCCCTGGGATTAAACAGCGGTGTTCTCGTTGAGCTGAGTTGGAACGACGGGCGGGTCGTGCTCTGGACGCCGCTGGCGAGCGACGCAGGTTTTCAATATTGGGACCGCGTGTCCACGGCGCATCGGGGCAAGGTGCATGCGCAGGATGGAATTCACTGGACGGCGGCGACCGCGACGCTGGCGCGGCGGCGGTCGTCGGGCGGGGCGTTCGTCCGACTGCTCGGCAAGCTGACGGGGCGCGACGCAGATGCAGGCTGGGTCATGCCAGACGGCGCGACGGTCGAACGATGTGGAGAGCGAAGGTCCGATCTGGCCTTGGTCTGGACGGCCGCTGATGAGACGCTCGCCGAAGAGCGATTGCGCGGGCTCTGGCCCGGCGACGTCCAGTTTCGACGCTTGGGCGAGCGGCTCGCCCTGGCGTCAGGCATCGACCCCGGGGCGGCGGCCGCGGCGGAGCGTACCCACGTGAACGAAGCCGAGGAACCGGCGGCGACCGCCGTCCGGTTGCTGGAGTCGGCCCGCACCGCCGGGGACCGCCGCGCGGAGGCCACGGCGCTGGCCGACCTGGCAATGCTCTGGGCGAAAGACGAGCCGCAGAAGGCGGTGACGCCTCTGTTCGAAGCCCTGGCGCTGCGCCGGGCTCTGGGCGATCGCGGGGGCGAGGCGGAAGTCCAGGTCGATCTGGGACGCGTCCTGAAAGCCCTGGGGCGGGCGGATGAATCTCGATCGGCCCTTGAGGCGGCGTCTGCCCTCGCGGAGGGATTAACCGACGCCTTCGCGAGGCTCGCGGTTCTCGAGCGCCTCGGCGACGTACTCCTTAAGCAGGGCGATCCGGCGACGGCGACGGCCGTCCTGGCGCGAGCGAGGAAATCGGTTCAGGCGATCGGCGATCGTCGACATGAGGCTCGACTTCTCTGGCTTCAGGCGGCCGCGTGGGCTGAGTCGGGTCGGCCTGACCTGGCCCTAACGACCGCGGAGGAATCAACGAGTCTGCTGCGGGCCTCCGGCGCGGCGGAGGCTGATTGGTATGCAGCCCAGTTGCAGCGGTATCGATCAGAGGCTTTGGGGTCTGCGCCAGCGACCAGACCGATCGACGCAGGCGTGGCGATGGGGCTGGCCGAGCCGTCAACACACGTCGCCGGGGATCCAGGAATCTTCCGGATGGCCCTCTCAGCGAGCCGAGCAATGGCGACCTTTCTCGGTACAGGAATGAAGACGACGACCGTCGAGGAACAGCGCGTTCGAATCGCAACATGCCAGTCCTGCGTCCATCACACGGGGTTGCGGTGTCGGATCTGCGGCTGCTTCACAAGTCCAAAGACGGCGCTCCCCCACGAACGATGCCCCATTGGACGCTGGTGA
- a CDS encoding xanthine dehydrogenase family protein molybdopterin-binding subunit, with translation MAAWPESTRLIGSSIPRLDGLAKASGRAKYPSDIRPEGMLFGVILSSPYASAKVKSIDLEPARKMPGVKAVLAMAQPGETTIYYQGQEIAAVAAETEEKARDAARAIKVEYEILPHVVTERQSSAPDAPKVFNNGNYRAGRAQTAGKPDEAMQKADVVIEATYELPVITHVCLEPHGLTAEWKGSDSITAYASTQSVMTVANDMVQTFGVPASNVTVLTEVMGGGFGSKFNADAWGIAAARLAKDAGRPVRMFLDRAQEHMIAGNRPSAKAHVKLGATADGKLAAMIAETSGTGGRSPSNFPLPYVYHVANRSRTHTEISVNCGGARAMRAPGHPQGCAVMEAAMDDLADKLGMNPLEFRLKNLAETDPVGGGINRTELYHEQIERGAKLIGWERWKPRGQNGDGPIVRGLGMALHQWGGGGAQDKQVACIINPDGSVELRSATQDIGTGARTILAVIAAEVLGLEVGQIKSNIGNSTFPPGQSSGGSTTTPSMAPPCLNAVTQARDELFQKLAPGLNCAVDDLTLSGGKLLVKGEEKMTWEQACRKLGVMPINTIGRFGPGLSSIGVGGCQFAEVTVDIETGVVRLKKIVAVQDTGLILDMLTWKSQIYGGVIGGLNYGMFEERIMDEGTGVMLNPDMEMYKLAGATDIPEIIVDAYDTPEMRKRGVIGVGEPPTISTAAAIGNAVANAIGVRVPKWPMSPMNVLNALAAKEGKA, from the coding sequence ATGGCCGCGTGGCCCGAATCCACCCGACTGATCGGCTCCTCCATCCCTCGGCTCGACGGTCTGGCCAAGGCCTCCGGAAGAGCCAAGTACCCCTCGGACATTCGCCCCGAAGGCATGCTCTTCGGTGTGATCCTCTCCAGCCCCTACGCCAGCGCGAAGGTCAAGTCGATCGACCTGGAGCCGGCCCGGAAGATGCCTGGCGTCAAGGCCGTCCTCGCGATGGCCCAGCCCGGCGAGACGACGATCTACTATCAGGGACAGGAGATCGCCGCGGTCGCCGCCGAGACCGAGGAAAAGGCTCGCGACGCCGCCCGCGCGATTAAGGTCGAATACGAGATCCTCCCCCACGTCGTCACCGAGCGCCAGTCGTCGGCTCCCGACGCTCCGAAGGTCTTCAACAACGGCAACTACCGCGCGGGCCGCGCCCAGACCGCCGGCAAGCCCGACGAGGCCATGCAGAAGGCCGACGTCGTGATCGAGGCGACCTACGAGCTCCCGGTCATCACCCACGTCTGCCTGGAGCCCCACGGGCTGACGGCCGAGTGGAAGGGCTCGGACTCGATCACCGCTTACGCCAGCACCCAGTCGGTCATGACCGTGGCCAACGACATGGTGCAGACCTTCGGCGTCCCCGCCTCAAACGTCACGGTGTTGACCGAGGTGATGGGGGGCGGTTTCGGCTCCAAGTTCAACGCCGACGCCTGGGGGATCGCCGCCGCCAGGCTCGCCAAGGACGCCGGCCGACCGGTCCGGATGTTCCTCGACCGGGCGCAGGAGCACATGATCGCCGGCAACCGCCCCAGCGCGAAGGCCCACGTCAAACTGGGCGCGACGGCCGACGGTAAACTCGCCGCGATGATCGCGGAGACCTCGGGCACCGGCGGCCGCAGCCCGTCGAACTTCCCCCTGCCCTACGTCTATCACGTCGCGAATCGGTCGAGAACTCACACCGAGATCTCCGTCAATTGCGGCGGCGCCCGCGCGATGCGAGCCCCCGGACACCCCCAGGGGTGCGCCGTGATGGAAGCGGCGATGGACGACCTGGCTGATAAGCTGGGGATGAACCCCCTGGAGTTCCGGCTCAAGAACCTGGCCGAGACCGATCCAGTCGGCGGCGGGATCAACCGGACGGAGCTCTACCATGAGCAGATCGAACGCGGCGCCAAGCTGATCGGCTGGGAGCGGTGGAAGCCGCGCGGCCAGAACGGCGACGGACCGATCGTCCGCGGCCTGGGGATGGCCCTGCACCAGTGGGGAGGCGGCGGCGCCCAGGACAAGCAGGTCGCCTGCATCATCAACCCTGACGGCTCGGTTGAACTCCGAAGCGCCACCCAGGACATCGGCACCGGCGCCCGGACGATTCTGGCGGTGATCGCGGCCGAGGTCCTCGGCCTTGAAGTCGGCCAGATCAAGTCGAACATCGGCAACTCAACGTTCCCGCCGGGCCAAAGCTCGGGCGGTTCGACCACAACGCCGTCGATGGCTCCCCCCTGCCTCAACGCCGTCACACAGGCCCGCGACGAACTCTTCCAGAAGCTCGCCCCGGGACTGAATTGCGCCGTTGACGACCTGACGCTCTCCGGCGGCAAGCTCCTCGTCAAGGGCGAGGAGAAGATGACCTGGGAACAGGCCTGCCGCAAGCTGGGCGTCATGCCGATCAACACGATTGGTCGGTTTGGCCCTGGCCTCTCCTCGATCGGCGTCGGCGGCTGCCAGTTCGCCGAGGTGACCGTCGACATTGAAACCGGCGTGGTTCGCCTGAAGAAGATCGTGGCCGTGCAGGACACCGGCCTGATCCTCGACATGCTGACCTGGAAGAGCCAGATCTACGGCGGCGTCATCGGCGGCCTGAACTACGGGATGTTTGAAGAGCGGATCATGGACGAGGGGACCGGGGTGATGCTCAACCCGGACATGGAGATGTACAAGCTCGCCGGAGCGACCGACATCCCCGAGATCATCGTCGACGCTTACGACACGCCCGAGATGCGTAAGCGAGGCGTCATCGGCGTGGGCGAGCCGCCGACGATCAGCACCGCCGCCGCGATCGGCAACGCCGTGGCCAACGCCATCGGAGTCCGCGTCCCCAAGTGGCCGATGTCCCCCATGAACGTCCTCAACGCCCTGGCGGCCAAAGAAGGGAAGGCCTGA